The following are from one region of the Anaerolineales bacterium genome:
- a CDS encoding energy-coupling factor ABC transporter permease: MWLSPHLLHIPDGFLSTPVAVVGWALAFVFISVAIRQTKNQLGDRQVPLMGILAAFIFAAQAINFPIAAGTSGHLLGGALAAILLGPWAATLIMTAVIAMQGLLFQDGGLLVMGWNIINMGVLTAFVGYATYSFVRRVTGDSTRSRLAAAFTGAWLSVEVAALATALQLAVSGTSPIQLGLPAMAGVHALIGVGEGLITVGALVLLQKASNGLLVEGENAPGRRSANIIAAGLLVALIVALFSPLASASPDGLEFVAEQNGFLDRALDPTYSILPDYTVPFIAHPVLTTIVAVALGTLLVFMVAWFVGRNTTRSEAAGD; this comes from the coding sequence ATGTGGTTATCACCCCATCTACTGCACATTCCGGACGGTTTCCTTTCTACGCCTGTAGCCGTCGTCGGCTGGGCGCTCGCGTTCGTGTTCATTTCGGTTGCGATTCGCCAGACGAAGAATCAACTGGGCGACCGGCAGGTCCCGCTGATGGGCATCCTGGCGGCGTTCATTTTCGCCGCACAGGCGATCAATTTTCCCATCGCCGCAGGCACATCGGGGCATCTCCTGGGCGGTGCGTTGGCGGCCATTCTTTTGGGCCCGTGGGCCGCGACGCTGATCATGACGGCGGTCATCGCCATGCAAGGGCTTCTGTTTCAAGACGGCGGCCTGCTGGTGATGGGTTGGAACATCATCAACATGGGTGTGTTGACCGCTTTCGTCGGTTACGCGACGTATTCGTTCGTGCGTCGCGTGACGGGGGACAGTACGCGTTCTCGCCTGGCCGCCGCGTTTACCGGCGCCTGGCTTTCCGTGGAAGTGGCCGCTCTGGCCACTGCCCTGCAGTTGGCGGTCTCAGGCACCTCGCCGATTCAATTGGGACTGCCGGCGATGGCGGGCGTGCATGCCTTGATCGGAGTCGGTGAGGGTTTGATCACCGTCGGGGCGCTGGTTTTATTGCAAAAGGCTTCGAACGGCTTGCTCGTAGAAGGTGAAAACGCGCCTGGCCGCCGCAGCGCCAACATTATCGCCGCAGGTTTGCTCGTGGCTCTGATCGTGGCCTTGTTCTCACCGCTGGCTTCCGCGTCCCCGGATGGCCTCGAATTCGTCGCCGAACAAAACGGATTTCTCGACCGCGCACTCGATCCGACTTATTCGATCCTGCCGGATTACACCGTACCTTTCATCGCCCACCCCGTTCTGACGACGATCGTAGCGGTCGCCTTGGGTACACTGCTGGTATTTATGGTAGCATGGTTTGTGGGACGGAACACCACACGGAGTGAAGCCGCAGGGGATTGA
- a CDS encoding Fur family transcriptional regulator, giving the protein MSCGERLANDLRSKGYRVTPQRTVILETIAHKSGHLCAQDIYSDARRKLPGLNLATVYRTLESLHEAGMIDLFNDGSNPSLFALRDPCNPHGHLVCQQCHAVFDVDPEVLDRIVQNVSAETDFSVNPNHLTLFGLCAACRGEG; this is encoded by the coding sequence ATGTCGTGTGGTGAGAGGCTGGCGAACGATCTTCGATCGAAGGGTTATCGGGTGACCCCGCAGCGCACCGTGATCCTGGAGACCATCGCGCACAAATCGGGGCATCTTTGTGCCCAAGACATATACTCCGATGCGCGGCGAAAATTGCCGGGTTTGAACCTGGCAACGGTATATCGTACGCTCGAGTCCCTGCACGAAGCAGGGATGATCGATCTCTTCAACGATGGTTCCAACCCGTCTCTTTTTGCGCTGCGCGATCCCTGCAATCCACACGGCCACCTGGTTTGTCAACAATGCCACGCCGTTTTCGACGTCGATCCGGAGGTTCTCGACCGGATCGTTCAGAACGTTTCTGCGGAAACAGATTTCTCCGTCAATCCCAATCACCTGACGTTGTTTGGCCTTTGCGCCGCTTGCCGGGGCGAAGGTTAA